AGAACCGGGAGAATGCGCCGAGCGAAACATTGTGGTTGTTGATCTGCAATACCTGTTCTTCGATCCCGGCTGCGCGCAGCAAGGGATCGCTGGGCAATCCCAGTTTCTCAAAATGTAGAAGAACGACCTTGATTACGTCGATGGTGACAGTGATATTGCTCATGATGCACAGGCAAAATAGTTATCTTTCGGAACATATGGAACAATCCGAAGCAATCGCGATGCTAAAGCATCCGGTCCTGAATTACCAAAAGCCGAGCGTTTGGGCTGACCTGGGAAGCGGAAGCGGCGTTTTTACGGGAGCGCTGGCGGCCCTGCTTCCCTCTGGTAGCAGCATTGTTGCAGTGGATATGGAGGAGCAGGCATTGAAAAAGATCCAACCTTACAATGGTATTTCCATCACTACTATGGTTGCAGATATTACAAAACCAATTTCCCTTCCAATACTGGATGGTATACTGATGGCCAATTCCATTCATTATGTAAAGAATAAGGAATTATTTCTCGATCAATTGAAACAATACCTCCGTCCAGGCGGATTGTTGCTGATAGTGGAATATGAAATGGAAAAAGCGAATCCCTGGGTTCCTTATCCACTG
This portion of the Pseudobacter ginsenosidimutans genome encodes:
- a CDS encoding class I SAM-dependent methyltransferase, yielding MEQSEAIAMLKHPVLNYQKPSVWADLGSGSGVFTGALAALLPSGSSIVAVDMEEQALKKIQPYNGISITTMVADITKPISLPILDGILMANSIHYVKNKELFLDQLKQYLRPGGLLLIVEYEMEKANPWVPYPLGFSVMQGLLVKTGFTTPEKIGERTSIYNQAVMYSCVGKLL